A region from the Pungitius pungitius chromosome 16, fPunPun2.1, whole genome shotgun sequence genome encodes:
- the trim37 gene encoding E3 ubiquitin-protein ligase TRIM37 isoform X2, translating to MDEQSVESIAEVFRCFICMEKLRDARLCPHCSKLCCFSCIRRWLTEQRAQCPHCRAPLQLRELVNCRWAEEVTQQLDTLQLCSLTKHEDNDKDKCENHHEKLSVFCWTCKKCICHQCALWGGMHGGHTFKPLVEIYEQHVTKVKDEVAKLRRRLMELISLVKEVERNVEAVRGAKDERVREIRNAVEMMIARLDNQLKNKLITLMGQKTSLTQETELLESLLQEVEHQLHSCSKSELISKSPEILLMFQQVHRKPMQSFVTTPVPPDFTSELVPSYDSSTFVLVNFSTLRQRADPVYSPPLQISGLCWRLKVYPDGNGVVRGNYLSVFLELSAGLPETSKYEYRVEMVHQASSDPTKNIIREFASDFEVGECWGYNRFFKLDLLASEGYLNMQTDTLVLRYQVRSPTFFQKCRDQYWYISQLESAQSGYIQQINNLKERLAIELFRRQTSRSSSPPDMRLSVGTTTASERDPRSVKSDDDLQTALNHAKKGVEEERTQQDDSNELSDGDLEVDCLTEEEVNPLDGSSTSGSSTATSNTEENDIDEETMSGENDVEFIGNLETEEGELPDDLAGATGGPSSAVRSSHRSASARGIGGGAAAAACGAIGAGSSSLLDIDPVFLIQLLDLKERRSVESLWGLQPRPPVSLLHSQAPAPSRKDRERRPQAVRRSAPDSGVLIRLKAQMAEVRSKMADPKSQVLEARGAGEPRPGPSGGFSGEEPPADSERPSCRKPDELDLLMRAAAARPRPGRPARRSLSPVLDSSSSLVMKRSPEDMMEKDLRGPEVSSELSLHLKEGPGGGEGPMKAELQASKLLQQELFGAPGPRDDIFSLGGASYMTGGKGRALGAAMLECESESLGNCHRSLLEGPAAASQSNEGQRSLAVGPRGGNEQRQRHRGRGSAEQRLSLRQPDPPLLRRAASV from the exons ATGGATGAACAAAGCGTTGAG AGCATCGCTGAGGTGTTCCGCTGTTTCATCTGCATGGAGAAGCTGAGGGACGCTCGTCTCTGCCCTCACTGCTCCAAGCTCTGCTGCTTCAGCTGCATACGA CGGTGGCTGACGGAGCAGAGAGCTCAGTGTCCACACTGCCG cGCCCCCCTCCAGCTGAGGGAGCTGGTCAACTGTCGCTGGGCGGAGGAGGTCACCCAGCAGCTGGACaccctgcagctctgcagcctcACCAAGCACGAGGACAACGACAAGGACAa ATGTGAGAACCACCACGAGAAGCTGAGTGTTTTCTGCTGGACCTGTAAGAAATGCATCTGTCACCAGTGTGCTCTGTGGGGAGGCATG CACGGCGGCCACACCTTCAAGCCCCTGGTGGAGATCTACGAGCAGCACGTGACCAAAGTGAAGGACGAGGTCGCCAAGCTGCGCCGCCGCCTCATGGAGCTCATCAGTCTGGTGAAGGAAGTG GAGAGGAACGTGGAGGCTGTCCGGGGAGCGAAGGACGAGCGGGTCAGAGAGATCCGGAACGCTGTGGAGATGATGATCGCTCGCCTGGACAACCAGCTGAAGAACAAACTCATCACCCTCATGG GCCAGAAGACGTCCTTGACCCAGGAGACGGAGCTGCTGGAGTCtctcctgcaggaggtggagcaCCAG CTTCACTCCTGCAGTAAGAGCGAGCTGATCTCCAAGAGTCCAGAGATCCTGCTCATGTTCCAGCAGGTCCACCGTAAGCCCATGCAGTCCTTCGTCACCACGCCGGTCCCTCCGGACTTCACCAG TGAGCTGGTTCCCTCCTACGACTCCAGCACTTTTGTTCTGGTCAACTTCAG cacCCTGCGGCAGCGGGCCGACCCGGTCTACAGCCCTCCTCTGCAGATATCCGGGCTCTGCTGGAGGCTCAAAGTCTACCCC GACGGGAACGGAGTGGTCCGTGGAAACTACCTCTCGGTGTTCTTGGAACTGTCTGCTGGACTTCCTGAAACATCAAA GTACGAGTACCGCGTGGAGATGGTCCACCAGGCCTCCAGCGACCCCACCAAGAACATCATCCGGGAGTTCGCCTCCGACTTCGAGGTCGGGGAATGTTGGGGCTACAACCGCTTCTTCAAACTGGACCTCCTGGCCAGCGAGGGCTACCTGAACATGCAGACGGACACGCTGGTCCTCCG ATACCAGGTCCGCTCCCCCACCTTTTTCCAGAAGTGCAGAGACCAGTACTGGTACATCAGCCAGCTGGAGTCGGCCCAGAGCGGCTACATCCAGCAGATCAACAACCTCAAAGag AGGTTGGCCATCGAGCTGTTCCGCCGCCAGACGTCTCgcagctcctccccccccgacaTGAGGCTCTCCGTGGGGACCACCACCGCCTCCGAGAGGGACCCCCGCTCGGTGAAGAGCGACGACGACCTCCAGACCGCCCTGAACCACGCTAAGAAaggcgtggaggaggagaggacgcaGCAGGACGACTCTAAC GAGCTGTCCGACGGGGACCTGGAGGTGGACTgtctgacggaggaggaggtgaaccCGCTGGATGGCAGCAGCACCTCGGGGAGCTCCACGGCAACCAGCAACACGGAGGAGAACGACATCGACGAGGAGACCAT GTCTGGAGAGAATGACGTTGAATTTATTGGAAACCTGGAGACAGAAGAAGGAGAGCTTCCCGATGACTTGGCTGGAGCAACAG gcgGTCCCAGCTCCGCCGTGCGTTCCTCACACCGCTCCGCCTCCGCTCGCGGCATCGGtggcggcgcagcagcagcagcgtgcggCGCCATCGGGGCGGGGAGCAGCAGCCTCCTGGACATCGACCCGGTCTTCCTGATCCAGCTGCTGGATCTGAAGGAGCGTCGCAGCGTGGAGTCTCTGTGGGGCCTCCAGCCGCGACCTCCTGTGTCCCTGCTGCACAGCCAAG CTCCCGCCCCCTCCAGGAAGGACCGAGAGCGCCGGCCTCAGGCGGTGCGGCGCTCCGCCCCCGACTCGGGGGTCCTGATCCGCCTCAAGGCCCAGATGGCCGAGGTCCGCAGCAAGATGGCCGACCCAAAGAGTCAAGTGCTGGAGGCCCGGGGGGCCGGGGAGCCCAGGCCGGGCCCCTCGGGGGGCTTCAGCGGGGAGGAGCCACCCGCCGACTCAGAGCGGCCCTCCTGCCGTAAGCCGGACGAGCTGGACCTGCTGATGAGGGCTGCTGCAGCTCGGCCCAGACCCGGTCGCCCCG CCAGGAGATCTCTGTCTCCGGTCctggacagcagcagctctctggtgatgaagaggagtcCGGAGGACATGATGGAGAAGGACCTGAGGGGGCCCGAGGTGTCCAGCGAGCTCAGTCTGCATCTCAaagaggggccgggggggggagagg GGCCCATGAAGGCGGAGCTGCAGGCCtccaagctgctgcagcaggagctgtTCGGGGCACCGGGGCCCCGGGACGACATCTTCTCCCTGGGGGGGGCGAGCTACATGACCGGCGGGAAGGGCCGGGCCCTCGG GGCGGCCATGTTGGAGTGCGAGTCTGAGAGCTTGGGGAACTGCCATCGCTCCCTGCTGGAGGGGCCCGCTGCCGCGTCGCAGTCAAACGAAGGTCAGCG CTCGCTCGCCGTCGGTCCTCGTGGCGGCAACGAGCAGCGACAGCGACACCGAGGACGAGGCTCTGCAGAGCAACGACTCTCGCTACGACAACCAGACCCCCCCCTGCTCAG GAGAGCAGCTTCTGTCTGA
- the trim37 gene encoding E3 ubiquitin-protein ligase TRIM37 isoform X1: MDEQSVESIAEVFRCFICMEKLRDARLCPHCSKLCCFSCIRRWLTEQRAQCPHCRAPLQLRELVNCRWAEEVTQQLDTLQLCSLTKHEDNDKDKCENHHEKLSVFCWTCKKCICHQCALWGGMHGGHTFKPLVEIYEQHVTKVKDEVAKLRRRLMELISLVKEVERNVEAVRGAKDERVREIRNAVEMMIARLDNQLKNKLITLMGQKTSLTQETELLESLLQEVEHQLHSCSKSELISKSPEILLMFQQVHRKPMQSFVTTPVPPDFTSELVPSYDSSTFVLVNFSTLRQRADPVYSPPLQISGLCWRLKVYPDGNGVVRGNYLSVFLELSAGLPETSKYEYRVEMVHQASSDPTKNIIREFASDFEVGECWGYNRFFKLDLLASEGYLNMQTDTLVLRYQVRSPTFFQKCRDQYWYISQLESAQSGYIQQINNLKERLAIELFRRQTSRSSSPPDMRLSVGTTTASERDPRSVKSDDDLQTALNHAKKGVEEERTQQDDSNELSDGDLEVDCLTEEEVNPLDGSSTSGSSTATSNTEENDIDEETMSGENDVEFIGNLETEEGELPDDLAGATGGPSSAVRSSHRSASARGIGGGAAAAACGAIGAGSSSLLDIDPVFLIQLLDLKERRSVESLWGLQPRPPVSLLHSQAPAPSRKDRERRPQAVRRSAPDSGVLIRLKAQMAEVRSKMADPKSQVLEARGAGEPRPGPSGGFSGEEPPADSERPSCRKPDELDLLMRAAAARPRPGRPARRSLSPVLDSSSSLVMKRSPEDMMEKDLRGPEVSSELSLHLKEGPGGGEGPMKAELQASKLLQQELFGAPGPRDDIFSLGGASYMTGGKGRALGAAMLECESESLGNCHRSLLEGPAAASQSNEARSPSVLVAATSSDSDTEDEALQSNDSRYDNQTPPCSGEQLLSDDMSLPADR, encoded by the exons ATGGATGAACAAAGCGTTGAG AGCATCGCTGAGGTGTTCCGCTGTTTCATCTGCATGGAGAAGCTGAGGGACGCTCGTCTCTGCCCTCACTGCTCCAAGCTCTGCTGCTTCAGCTGCATACGA CGGTGGCTGACGGAGCAGAGAGCTCAGTGTCCACACTGCCG cGCCCCCCTCCAGCTGAGGGAGCTGGTCAACTGTCGCTGGGCGGAGGAGGTCACCCAGCAGCTGGACaccctgcagctctgcagcctcACCAAGCACGAGGACAACGACAAGGACAa ATGTGAGAACCACCACGAGAAGCTGAGTGTTTTCTGCTGGACCTGTAAGAAATGCATCTGTCACCAGTGTGCTCTGTGGGGAGGCATG CACGGCGGCCACACCTTCAAGCCCCTGGTGGAGATCTACGAGCAGCACGTGACCAAAGTGAAGGACGAGGTCGCCAAGCTGCGCCGCCGCCTCATGGAGCTCATCAGTCTGGTGAAGGAAGTG GAGAGGAACGTGGAGGCTGTCCGGGGAGCGAAGGACGAGCGGGTCAGAGAGATCCGGAACGCTGTGGAGATGATGATCGCTCGCCTGGACAACCAGCTGAAGAACAAACTCATCACCCTCATGG GCCAGAAGACGTCCTTGACCCAGGAGACGGAGCTGCTGGAGTCtctcctgcaggaggtggagcaCCAG CTTCACTCCTGCAGTAAGAGCGAGCTGATCTCCAAGAGTCCAGAGATCCTGCTCATGTTCCAGCAGGTCCACCGTAAGCCCATGCAGTCCTTCGTCACCACGCCGGTCCCTCCGGACTTCACCAG TGAGCTGGTTCCCTCCTACGACTCCAGCACTTTTGTTCTGGTCAACTTCAG cacCCTGCGGCAGCGGGCCGACCCGGTCTACAGCCCTCCTCTGCAGATATCCGGGCTCTGCTGGAGGCTCAAAGTCTACCCC GACGGGAACGGAGTGGTCCGTGGAAACTACCTCTCGGTGTTCTTGGAACTGTCTGCTGGACTTCCTGAAACATCAAA GTACGAGTACCGCGTGGAGATGGTCCACCAGGCCTCCAGCGACCCCACCAAGAACATCATCCGGGAGTTCGCCTCCGACTTCGAGGTCGGGGAATGTTGGGGCTACAACCGCTTCTTCAAACTGGACCTCCTGGCCAGCGAGGGCTACCTGAACATGCAGACGGACACGCTGGTCCTCCG ATACCAGGTCCGCTCCCCCACCTTTTTCCAGAAGTGCAGAGACCAGTACTGGTACATCAGCCAGCTGGAGTCGGCCCAGAGCGGCTACATCCAGCAGATCAACAACCTCAAAGag AGGTTGGCCATCGAGCTGTTCCGCCGCCAGACGTCTCgcagctcctccccccccgacaTGAGGCTCTCCGTGGGGACCACCACCGCCTCCGAGAGGGACCCCCGCTCGGTGAAGAGCGACGACGACCTCCAGACCGCCCTGAACCACGCTAAGAAaggcgtggaggaggagaggacgcaGCAGGACGACTCTAAC GAGCTGTCCGACGGGGACCTGGAGGTGGACTgtctgacggaggaggaggtgaaccCGCTGGATGGCAGCAGCACCTCGGGGAGCTCCACGGCAACCAGCAACACGGAGGAGAACGACATCGACGAGGAGACCAT GTCTGGAGAGAATGACGTTGAATTTATTGGAAACCTGGAGACAGAAGAAGGAGAGCTTCCCGATGACTTGGCTGGAGCAACAG gcgGTCCCAGCTCCGCCGTGCGTTCCTCACACCGCTCCGCCTCCGCTCGCGGCATCGGtggcggcgcagcagcagcagcgtgcggCGCCATCGGGGCGGGGAGCAGCAGCCTCCTGGACATCGACCCGGTCTTCCTGATCCAGCTGCTGGATCTGAAGGAGCGTCGCAGCGTGGAGTCTCTGTGGGGCCTCCAGCCGCGACCTCCTGTGTCCCTGCTGCACAGCCAAG CTCCCGCCCCCTCCAGGAAGGACCGAGAGCGCCGGCCTCAGGCGGTGCGGCGCTCCGCCCCCGACTCGGGGGTCCTGATCCGCCTCAAGGCCCAGATGGCCGAGGTCCGCAGCAAGATGGCCGACCCAAAGAGTCAAGTGCTGGAGGCCCGGGGGGCCGGGGAGCCCAGGCCGGGCCCCTCGGGGGGCTTCAGCGGGGAGGAGCCACCCGCCGACTCAGAGCGGCCCTCCTGCCGTAAGCCGGACGAGCTGGACCTGCTGATGAGGGCTGCTGCAGCTCGGCCCAGACCCGGTCGCCCCG CCAGGAGATCTCTGTCTCCGGTCctggacagcagcagctctctggtgatgaagaggagtcCGGAGGACATGATGGAGAAGGACCTGAGGGGGCCCGAGGTGTCCAGCGAGCTCAGTCTGCATCTCAaagaggggccgggggggggagagg GGCCCATGAAGGCGGAGCTGCAGGCCtccaagctgctgcagcaggagctgtTCGGGGCACCGGGGCCCCGGGACGACATCTTCTCCCTGGGGGGGGCGAGCTACATGACCGGCGGGAAGGGCCGGGCCCTCGG GGCGGCCATGTTGGAGTGCGAGTCTGAGAGCTTGGGGAACTGCCATCGCTCCCTGCTGGAGGGGCCCGCTGCCGCGTCGCAGTCAAACGAAG CTCGCTCGCCGTCGGTCCTCGTGGCGGCAACGAGCAGCGACAGCGACACCGAGGACGAGGCTCTGCAGAGCAACGACTCTCGCTACGACAACCAGACCCCCCCCTGCTCAG GAGAGCAGCTTCTGTCTGACGACATGAGTCTACCTGCTGACaggtga
- the ppm1e gene encoding protein phosphatase 1E: MAGSIAEEKTFRRFLELFLREMRMPLQESDPPPMRPLSEQVGEDEVEGECLDLCLQHLYKYNCPCSLAAALARATADSLLQTDFSVYHLNTAVEEGVDPLPQMESVKLAWLVFNRLFEICCQWLKELPYRRRPQPYYETSIHAIKNMRRKMEDKHVIIPDFNSLFNLQGQEEQAYFGVFDGHGGVDAANYAANHLHVNLVQQESFKQDPIAALCGAFKVTDERFVKKARREHVRCGTTGVVTFLRGRTLYVAWLGDSQVILVRKGQVVELMKPHKPDREDEKLRIEALGGCVIWFGTWRVNGSLSVSRAIGDSEHKPYICCDADHDIFPLDGSEDYLILACDGFWDTVNPDEAVNVVSDHLEENAGDTTMVAHKLVASARDAGSSDNITVIVVFLRDPRLPPPTGLEEDEEGATEAVRGEEDAMEAEEEDREEEEEEEDDEDVKAEREVGEGGSTADIGGKGRSGWPLQQCSAPADLSYEDRTDSLTDRTSLGLMGPSLEGRISLFPRRPRSDLGPDLCTAPRIYREDRPPRRRFFQEPGASGFTDRLWPRASAALFGPTLWQGHRPGPGSRRRVRRRPGASKKLLGLLPSGQLLPDTQRHSDRIPGVATPHLPHGTAI; the protein is encoded by the exons ATGGCCGGCTCTATAGCAGAGGAGAAAACCTTCCGACGGTTCCTGGAGCTGTTCCTCCGGGAGATGAGGATGCCGCTGCAGGAGAGCGACCCGCCGCCGATGCGCCCTTTGTCGGAGCAGGTGGgcgaggacgaagtggagggggAATGCCTCGACCTGTGTCTCCAGCACCTTTACAAATA tAACTGCCCCTGCTCCCTGGCTGCGGCGCTGGCCAGAGCCACAGCCGACAGCCTCCTGCAGACCGACTTCTCCGTCTACCACCTCAACACGGCGGTGGAGGAAGGAGTTGATCCGCTACCAC agatggAGTCCGTGAAGCTGGCCTGGCTGGTCTTCAACAGGCTCTTTGAGATTTGCTGCCAGTGGCTGAAGGAGCTTCCGTACCGCCGGCGCCCACAGCCGTACTACGAGACCTCCATCCACGCCATCAAGAACATGAGGCGCAAGATGGAGGACAAGCACGTCATCATCCCCGACTTCAACTCGCTCTTCAACCTTCAG GGTCAGGAGGAACAGGCTTACTTCGGGGTGTTCGACGGCCACGGCGGCGTGGACGCCGCCAACTACGCCGCCAACCACCTCCACGTCAACTTGGTCCAGCAGGAGAGCTTCAAGCAGGACCCGATCGCGGCGCTGTGCGGAGCCTTCAAAGTCACCGACGAGCGCTTTGTGAAGAAGGCCCGCAGAGAG CACGTGCGTTGCGGCACGACGGGCGTGGTGACCTTCCTGCGCGGCCGGACCCTGTACGTGGCCTGGCTGGGCGACTCGCAGGTCATCCTGGTCAGGAAGGGACAAGTGGTGGAGCTGATGAAACCACACAAACCAGACCGAGAG GATGAGAAGCTGAGGATCGAGGCTCTGGGAGGCTGCGTCATCTGGTTCGGCACCTGGAGGGTTAACGGCAGCCTGTCGGTATCCAGAGCCATCG GCGACTCGGAGCACAAGCCGTACATCTGCTGCGACGCAGACCACGACATCTTCCCATTGGACGGCTCCGAGGACTACCTGATCCTGGCCTGCGACGGCTTCTGGGACACGGTGAACCCCGACGAGGCGGTGAACGTGGTCAGCGACCACCTGGAGGAGAACGCCGGGGACACCACCATGGTGGCCCACAAGCTGGTGGCCTCGGCGCGCGACGCCGGTTCCAGCGACAACATCACCGTCATCGTGGTCTTCCTGCGGGACCCGCGCTTGCCGCCCCCCACCGGCctggaagaggatgaggagggcgCGACGGAGGCGGTGCGCGGGGAGGAGGACGCcatggaggcggaggaggaggaccgggaggaggaggaggaggaggaggacgacgaggacgtcAAGGCGGAGCGCGAAGTCGGCGAGGGGGGCAGCACTGCGGACATCGGGGGCAAGGGTCGCAGCGGGTGGCCCCTGCAGCAGTGCTCGGCCCCCGCCGACCTCAGCTACGAAGACCGGACGGACTCGCTCACGGACAGGACCAGCCTCGGCCTCATGGGGCCCTCGCTCGAGGGCCGCATCTCCCTGTTCCCACGGCGACCCCGCTCCGACCTCGGGCCCGACCTCTGCACGGCACCCCGCATCTACCGAGAAGATCGCCCCCCTAGGCGCAGGTTCTTCCAGGAGCCCGGCGCCTCCGGCTTCACAGACCGGCTATGGCCCCGCGCGAGCGCCGCGCTGTTCGGCCCGACGTTGTGGCAGGGCCACAGGCCTGGTCCCGGTAGCCGACGGCGTGTCCGGAGGAGGCCAGGCGCTTCTAAGAAGCTGCTTGGCCTGTTACCGTCCGGCCAGCTGCTGCCGGACACGCAGCGCCACTCCGACCGGATCCCCGGAGTGGCGACGCCTCACCTGCCCCACGGTACCGCCATCTGA